GACACTGAAGTCGTGATGCATCTGATTGCCAAGGCGCAGAGTGATTCCCTTGCGGATCGGATTACCGAAGCGTTATCTCAGGTCAAGGGCGCTTTCAGTATTGTTTTTCTGACCGAGACCCGGATGGTTGCAGTACGTGACCCCAACGGTTTTCGACCGTTGGCCCTCGGGCGTCTTGGTGATGCCTACGTTGTTGCCTCCGAAACCTGCGCCTTCGATTTGATCGAGGCAGAGTTTGTTCGCGAGATCGAACCGGGGGAGATGATTGTCGTGACCAAGCGCGGCGTTAAATCGTATTTCCCTTTCAAACGGGTGAACCCGACACCCTGTATCTTTGAGTTTATCTACTTTGCTCGCCCTGACAGTATCATTTTTGGTCAACAGGTTTATCCGACGCGTAAGGAGTTTGGTCGCCAGCTGGCGCGGGAACATCCCATCGACGCTGACGTGGTCATTGCGGTGCCTGACTCAGGCATCCCCGCAGCGATCGGTTTTGCCGAGGAAAGTGGCATCCGTTTTGAACTCGGCCTGATTCGTAACCACTACGTTGGCCGGACATTTATTGAGCCGCAGCAGACGATCCGCCATTTTGGTGTCAAGCTGAAGCTGAATCCGGTGCGTGAGGTGATTGAAGGGAAGCGCGTGATTGTTGTTGATGACTCGATTGTGCGGGGCACGACATCGCGCAAAATCATCAAGATGATCAGGGCTGCCGGGGCCAAAGAAGTCCATATGCGGGTTTCCAGCCCGCCGACCTCCTTCCCCTGTTATTACGGGATCGACACCCCCTCACGTAAGGAGTTGATTTCTTCTTCACATGCGATCGAGGAAATTAACCGTCACATCACCTCCGACACCCTTGGCTATCTTTCCCGTGAAGGGTTACTGAAAGCTGCCGGTGTTCCGCTGGACAGCGATACGCATTATTGTGATGCGTGCTTTAATGGCAATTATCCAGTCAAATTCCCGCGCCTGAAAGCCGACAGCCAACTCGGTTTGTTTTAACGCTAAGTGCAAGTAGTTTTGATAGATATTGAGGAGTGATTCGATGAATGATCAGGAACGCAATGAATTGATGACAATTATCCGCGAATTGTCTTATGAAGAGAAAGAAGTGACTCTTGCTTCAGGACGGAAGAGTAATTTTTATTTTGACGGCAAGCAAACCACCCTGCACGCGCGTGGAGGATTGCTGGTCGGCAAGGCCTTCTGGGAAATCGTAAAAAACTTCGGTGATGATATTGACGGCGTTGGCGGGCTGACCATGGGGGCCGATCCGATCGCCACGGCGACCTCGATTGCGGCCGCGCTGGAGGGGAAGGCTGTTCACGCCTTCATCATTCGCAAGGAACCGAAGGGACATGGAACCGGGCAATGGCTTGAAGGACGCAAAAATCTGCCGCCAGGTTCCAGGGTAGTGATTGTTGAAGATGTCACCACCACCGGGGGCTCATCGATCAAGGCCGTTGAACGGGCCGAAGCGGAGGGGCTCAAGGTCTGCGGAATCGTTACCCTGGTCGATCGTCAGGAGGGTGCCGAGGAGAATATCGTCGCCCAGGGACAGGTACTCAAGGCCGTCTTCACACGAAAACAAGTTGTCGGTTGAGTTGAATACACATGACGACGAAAGAGTTACTGAAAAAATGCCCCCTCTTTGCCGGAACGGACGACGCTGATCTGGCTGCGTTGCAGGGCGTTTGTACAATTCGTGAGCATTCCAGGGGGGATCTGCTTTTCTCTGAAGGGGAGGAAGCCAGAGGCTTTTATGTCGTTGCCTCTGGCAAGGTCAAGGTCTATAAACTGTCCCCCGAGGGGAAGGAACGTATCCTTCATATCGTTCATCCCGGCGACACCTTTGCCGAGGCGGCAATCTTCGCTGACGGGGCTTATCCGGCTCATGCCGAACCGCTTGAAAAGTCGCAGTTGATGTTTTTCCCCAAACGTGACTTTCTTTCCTTGTTGTCTTCAAATCCACGCATTGCATTGAATATGATCGCCGGGCTGTCGCGTTTCCTGCGGCAATTCGCGACGCAGATTGAATCGCTGACGTTCAAGGATGTTCCCGCGCGCCTGGCCCACTATCTACTCGAACTGGCTGGTGAAGAGTGCTCCGTTGTCCAGCTCCCGATCTCCAAAGCGCAGCTGGCGTCCAATCTCGGGACGGTCGGCGAAACGTTGTCGCGCACCTTGCGCAAACTTGCCGATGACGCGGTCATCGAAGTTAATGGCCGGACGATCAACATCCTTGATGCCGACCGTCTCATTGACCTTGCCGAAAAGTGTCGTGAATAATTTGCATCATTCCAAAAACAGTTTTTTGCTTCTCCGCTCGATTCTTCATTCACCGCTTGGCATATTACTCAGTGTCTGCTGGTTGACTGCCTGCATCCCGGCGCAGCCTCCGGTGACAGCACTGGTAACACCTTTGTCAGTCCGCACGCTGGGGACGATAACTTCCGGTTCCCCCCTGGCGTGGGCGGATAATGGCAAACAACTGGCGGTGAATGATAGCGGTTTGACAATCATCGACGTGGACAGCGGGACGCGACAACGCCTGAACCATGAATCCACGCTGACCGCTCTGGCATGGGCACCCGACGGAGAAGCCGTCGTATTTGCGACCCCCGCGAAACAGGGAACGCTGTTGCGTGTTGTTGATTTAAATGGTCGCCAGCTTGCGAAAACCGAGATCAAGGGCAACTGCCGTCAATTTTTCTGGGGGCAGGATGGCCGGATTCTGGCGAGCTACGAGCTGATGACGGACTACAGTTTCGGTACGAGTTTCCAGGCTGGATATGTCGAGTGGCGTGATTTGTCCGCCACCGTTGTTGTCCCTCTGGTTGACACAACCCTCAGTCCTTTTCATATGCAAGCGATTGACAAAAACAGTTCGCTCTTTTTCTTCGATCTGTCGCCCTGGGGGGATGAGATTGTTTTTTCGAAAATCAATGCACCTCCGATGTTTCCAGCCTACTTTCAGTTTGTGCATCTCCCCCTTGGAACCCCCCGGAACACGATCCTTGCCGGTCGATTGTCCACCGCGAACAGCGGGCGATTCATCAATCAGGGGGAAGACGTTCTTTACGGTGACGGACAGGGGAGCATCCTTCGCCAGTCGCTGTGGAACGCAACCCCGGAGCTGGCGTATCGATCAGCAGGTCGTTTGATCGCGCTTTCGGCGGGCGAAAAATGGCTGGTCATCGATGATGTCCTTTATCGCGACAAGCTTCCGTTCGCCCGCTTTGCGGCGCAGGTTATTCCGCGGTTTTCACCTGTCGGCGGGCGCGTCGCGCTGGTTGCAGGAAAACAACTGTTGGTGATCGATGGTTTAGTGGAAGAGCTTCCGGCGACCGTATCCAGCGAAGCTGAAAGCAAGATCCGGGTGCTCCGGTCGTGGCGTGGTAAAGGCTTGATCTCCCCCCAAGAGTATCGCCAACGCAAATTGCAAGTGGAGAAATAAATGACCCGGCTGATGAGCGTTTTGTTTGTCATGATAGTGTCGTCTGTCGTTGGTGCTGCTGCGGAAAACTGTATTCCTTGCCACACCAAAGAGACGCCGGGCGCCGTGAAGCAGTGGCGTGGCAGTGCACATGCTGATAAAGTATTTTGCGCCGATTGCCATGGTGAAGATCATCAGGCGATTGTTGCGGGGGATGCAAAAGTCACGGCCACGGTGTGCGGACGTTGCCACGAGCAGCAGTTGGATGAACATCAGAGCAGCCGCCACGGGATGGGTTTACATAGTGGCTGGGGGTGTACGCGTAATATGCCCCGACGCGACAAACGGGAATGCCGTTTCTGCCATGAAGAGGGGAGTGATATCCCTGTTTCGCAGGTACATTGCGCGCGTTTTCTTAAACAATCAAGCGAGATCGGCGAGCTGGGGTGTAATCGGTGTCATCTGGTTGAATCGTCCTGTGCGACCTGTCACACCAATCATCTGACCGATGGGAAAATCGCCCGTGATCCGGCGATCTGCGCGAAATGTCACATGGGCCCGGACCATCCTCAATGGGAGATGTGGCAGACTTCGCTGCACGGTGCGCTGAACAACAGTGCCGGACCTGATGTTGGTCCCGATTGTCAGCGCTGTCACATGCCCGCTGGAACTCATAATGTTTCCGGTGGTCTGACGATGACGCCGGGCGGTGCACCTTATCCCCCTGCCGATGCCGTCAAAAGCCGTGGTTTTATGGTCGCCATCTGCAGCGAGTGCCACGCTCCGGCTTTTGCCCGGCGTGAGTTGACCAGTGGTGATGCAATTCGTGAGCAGAGTCGGGCGATCGTCGCGCAGGCGGTGAAAATCGTGCGCGAGCTCAATGATGCCGGGTTGCTCAGTCCTTCGCCACAAGAGCGACCGGCTCACCCGCTGCGTGGCCATGAACTGGTCACCGACAGTCAGATGCTCTATGAGGATACGTCCCACATCGAACGATTGCTGTTCAAAATGCAAAAATATGATTTTGCGCGCACGGTTAAGGGCGCTTATCATCAGAACCCCGCCTACACCCACTGGATCGGCAATGCCGAGTTAAAGATGGATCTGGTCGATATCCGGGCCGAAGCTGAACGTTTGCGGCTGATGGCGCAATGGCAAGCGACCCCGACGGGCGACGCCGATATCAAGGAAGAGCGTGAAGCAGAACAGCTCTTGCAGATTCTTCGCGGCCGCTTTGAACGCGGTGAAATTGATCAATCCCGGTATGAACAGGATAAAAAAGCGCTGCTCGATTCAGTGCTTCAGTAACCTTGCCACGCTGGTCAGATATTTCAAAACCCAAACCCGGCAGTAGATCGTACAAAAGATCATACAGCGTCACGGCGGGCGGGTCCGGGCCAAAGGCAAAGAAGGGGAATGCGCGTCCTTTTATTTCCCGCTCTCCTGAGCCGCCAACGACTGCGTTGCGGCCAGCGTCTCGCGGCTTGCATGGAGGAGGTCGTGAATGTGAATTGCGCGGCGATTCTTTTTCCGTTTTTGCGGGAGGCGTTGGCAGATATTACCCGTCGTATTACCCGTCGTTCGGGGTTTGCCGCCGTTGTTATTGCCGCCGGTTAATTTTTTAAATTTGTATCGGGTGGTTTTGGAGGGGCGGGGAGTTAAATAAACTCTACCCCGATCTCATAAACTGTCCCCCGATCTCCGATCTCAGTGAAGAACATCGGAAAGCCGTGTGCGGGAAAACCGCAAGCACGGTTTGATGAGGGAGGGTAGGGTGAAACCTGCTTTCTACTCTACCCGGAACTCCCCAGATGTTAACTGATGGTCCCTCTAATCGAGGTATTGTCTGTTTGTCTGAACTGCAAAAAAAACTGCTCAAGCCCCCTTTATCAGGAGACTTGAGCAGTTAAGAATAAGTTTCAGCTTACTGCTGCTTGACCCTTGTAATACTCCAAATTTCACCATCAGCTCCTGTAGAGCGATAGGTGTCACTGAAATTGGATTGTTCATTATAGATGACGAAAGAATAGCTGCTGCCGACTTCACCTGTTAATGCATATGTTTCCCTGAGCCAATCGATAGGCAGGTTTGGATCCACGGTTTTATCGCTATAGATAACCAGGTAGCTATGAGTACAATTGGTACAGGTAGCGTCTTCAATATACCATGTAAAGTTAAAAGTCTCGGAACCCTCTTGATAGACCCCGGTTTTAGGATCGTTCGCTGTCCCGTCATTCGCAGAATTATTAAAAGTATTCATTTCCGAATCGCTTGCAAAAGTACTGCCGGCAACATTGGCCACGGTGAAGGGCAGGGCGGTGCCGCAGTCGGTTACCACAGTCTCGTAGTCGGCAAAACTATTGGGGGTGATCGGCTCGCCGCCAGCGGCTGTATCAACCCAGCCTGACTCATAACCGCATACAAGCTCGGTGGGGGTGAAGCCGGGATCGGGAGTGGGGGTAGTGCCGGGATAGGTAGTGGCCGTATCGTCGCCGAAGTGCCAATTGGTCGACAGGTGGCCGCGGCCGTTTTTATCTTCACCCCACATGAAGAGATAGGCCCGGCCGTTGGCTGGTGGAAGGTCTTTTGTGTCAAGAGTCGTCGAGGTGGTAGGCTCGGAAGTTGCGGTGGTCAACAGATACGATTTGGTCTCATAATCAGTACCGTTGACGTCACTCCACCACAACTTCACATGGTCGACGACGAACGCGGGCGAGGGATTCCAGGCAACCGGAATTTCACCGCCGATATTAAGAGAGGCGAGGTTCTGGTCTTTTGGGGTAATCAGGGTCGGGAACATCGAAGCGCTAAGTTCGCTGTTCAGATACGGCCGTTTGGGGTTGGTGAATGTGTAGGTCTGGACGGGAGTACTTTTGTCCAGACTGACAACAGCTGCTGTTTCTTCGTAGAGCCGGACAGTATACTCGCTATTGTCGACGATACTTCCAAGGACAGTGTCATCAGTAAAAATATAATTGACATTTTGTACACTCAAGCCATTCGGACCGTAGATGCCGAAATCATTACGGGGGTAGAGATGTCCCATAACCACACCCCCGGCCGGCAGACCAGGTCCGGTGTAGATGAGCGACCTGACTCCCCGGTCATAGGCATAGTTATAGTCGTCATCGGTATCAAGACAGAAGCCGGTCTCGATAAGGGGATCACCCTGGAAGTAGATCTGCATATGGGCAAAAGAAAGATGCTCCTCTGGTATTTCAAGCCATCGCTGGTTTCCGTACCAGAGCCAGCTGTCGCCGTCGAAGACAAAGTAGTCCGTCCAGCTCCCCTCTATGTCGGTCATTCTAACTTTATAGCCTTTCTCGTAACTCGTCGCGATATCGATATCTATAGGTCCTTCGATGGTTACTCTCATTTCAAAACCTACCATCGGAAATCTATAGGGAC
This region of Desulfuromonadaceae bacterium genomic DNA includes:
- the pyrE gene encoding orotate phosphoribosyltransferase, whose protein sequence is MNDQERNELMTIIRELSYEEKEVTLASGRKSNFYFDGKQTTLHARGGLLVGKAFWEIVKNFGDDIDGVGGLTMGADPIATATSIAAALEGKAVHAFIIRKEPKGHGTGQWLEGRKNLPPGSRVVIVEDVTTTGGSSIKAVERAEAEGLKVCGIVTLVDRQEGAEENIVAQGQVLKAVFTRKQVVG
- a CDS encoding protein-export chaperone SecB; the protein is MRVLLFPALLSRQRLRCGQRLAACMEEVVNVNCAAILFPFLREALADITRRITRRSGFAAVVIAAG
- a CDS encoding Crp/Fnr family transcriptional regulator, with amino-acid sequence MTTKELLKKCPLFAGTDDADLAALQGVCTIREHSRGDLLFSEGEEARGFYVVASGKVKVYKLSPEGKERILHIVHPGDTFAEAAIFADGAYPAHAEPLEKSQLMFFPKRDFLSLLSSNPRIALNMIAGLSRFLRQFATQIESLTFKDVPARLAHYLLELAGEECSVVQLPISKAQLASNLGTVGETLSRTLRKLADDAVIEVNGRTINILDADRLIDLAEKCRE
- the purF gene encoding amidophosphoribosyltransferase, which produces MEDKFHDECGVFGIFDHPEAANLTYLGLYALQHRGQESCGIVSSDGTDLYSYRGLGIVADVFKDDSIFATLPGKSAIGHVRYSTAGGNDFRNCQPIKVDYHRGGIAVAHNGNLVNAREIRNQLEKQGAIFSTVADTEVVMHLIAKAQSDSLADRITEALSQVKGAFSIVFLTETRMVAVRDPNGFRPLALGRLGDAYVVASETCAFDLIEAEFVREIEPGEMIVVTKRGVKSYFPFKRVNPTPCIFEFIYFARPDSIIFGQQVYPTRKEFGRQLAREHPIDADVVIAVPDSGIPAAIGFAEESGIRFELGLIRNHYVGRTFIEPQQTIRHFGVKLKLNPVREVIEGKRVIVVDDSIVRGTTSRKIIKMIRAAGAKEVHMRVSSPPTSFPCYYGIDTPSRKELISSSHAIEEINRHITSDTLGYLSREGLLKAAGVPLDSDTHYCDACFNGNYPVKFPRLKADSQLGLF